One genomic segment of Thermoanaerobaculia bacterium includes these proteins:
- a CDS encoding amidohydrolase, with the protein MKQSAVWIGVAMMAVGRAAVGATLLENGRVALDAGAAPKDLSIVVEDGRIAFVGSRAEARRFRPAASRVDLAGAFVYPGFADAHGHLAELGKALESADLKGVRSARACAERMRAQAVPAGTWIEGDGWDQNLWTPKEFPDARALDAVIPDRPAFARRVDGHAVWLNSAAMRAAGVTAATPDPAGGRIVRRADGSPSGVFVDNAMDTVMRARPEPSDADVRRWFASALASCASVGLTEVGDATGYGEREIGVLEKMAADGELPIRVYATIGASDPGFDALLARGPQTGDMLSVRAAKIYADGALGSRGAALLSDYSDDPGNRGLTVTPPAAIESIAQRCLKAGFQIWIHAIGDRANRSALDAIEAAERKVPAADPRPRIEHAQVVTPEDRPRFARLGVIASIQPAFTTSDMPWAEARLSPERIGESYAWRSLQKAGAKLAGGSDFPVESNDPRKGIYAAVTREDAQGHPPGGWRPGEDLSRKDAIALYTSGAAYAMFQETRRGSISAGRDADFTVVDRDLAACPAAEIAKARVLMTIVAGHVAFPRR; encoded by the coding sequence ATGAAACAGTCCGCCGTGTGGATCGGGGTCGCGATGATGGCGGTCGGGCGTGCGGCAGTCGGGGCGACGCTCCTCGAGAACGGGCGGGTGGCGCTCGACGCCGGAGCGGCGCCGAAAGACCTCTCGATCGTCGTCGAGGACGGCCGGATCGCCTTCGTCGGCTCCCGGGCGGAGGCGCGCCGGTTCCGTCCGGCAGCCTCGAGGGTCGATCTCGCCGGGGCGTTCGTCTATCCGGGATTCGCCGACGCCCACGGGCATCTCGCGGAGCTGGGAAAGGCCCTCGAATCGGCCGACCTCAAGGGCGTGCGCTCGGCGCGCGCCTGCGCGGAGCGGATGCGCGCGCAGGCGGTGCCCGCGGGAACGTGGATCGAAGGAGACGGCTGGGACCAGAACCTCTGGACCCCGAAGGAATTTCCCGACGCGCGGGCGCTCGATGCGGTCATCCCGGATCGTCCCGCGTTCGCGCGGCGCGTCGACGGGCACGCCGTGTGGCTCAACAGCGCGGCGATGCGGGCCGCGGGGGTGACCGCCGCGACGCCGGACCCGGCAGGCGGCCGGATCGTCCGCCGGGCCGACGGGTCGCCTTCGGGAGTTTTCGTCGACAACGCGATGGACACCGTGATGCGCGCGCGACCCGAGCCGTCGGACGCCGACGTGCGCCGGTGGTTCGCGTCGGCGCTCGCCTCCTGCGCTTCGGTCGGCCTGACCGAGGTCGGGGACGCGACGGGCTACGGAGAGCGGGAGATCGGCGTCCTCGAGAAGATGGCCGCGGACGGGGAGCTCCCGATCCGCGTCTACGCGACGATCGGGGCGAGCGATCCCGGCTTCGACGCGCTTCTCGCACGCGGGCCGCAGACGGGCGACATGCTCAGCGTGCGCGCGGCGAAGATCTACGCCGACGGCGCGCTCGGCAGCCGCGGCGCGGCCCTCCTCTCCGACTATTCCGACGATCCGGGAAACCGCGGGCTCACCGTCACGCCGCCGGCCGCGATCGAGTCGATCGCGCAGCGGTGTCTGAAGGCCGGCTTCCAGATCTGGATCCACGCGATCGGCGACCGGGCCAACCGTTCCGCGCTCGACGCGATCGAAGCGGCCGAGAGGAAGGTCCCGGCCGCCGACCCGCGGCCGCGGATCGAGCACGCGCAGGTGGTGACGCCGGAGGACCGGCCGCGATTCGCGCGGCTCGGCGTGATCGCGTCGATCCAGCCCGCGTTCACGACCTCGGACATGCCGTGGGCGGAGGCGAGGCTCTCCCCCGAGCGGATCGGCGAATCATACGCGTGGCGGTCGCTCCAGAAGGCGGGCGCGAAGCTCGCCGGCGGAAGCGATTTCCCGGTCGAGTCGAACGATCCCCGGAAGGGGATCTACGCCGCCGTAACGCGGGAGGACGCCCAGGGACACCCGCCCGGCGGATGGCGTCCGGGGGAGGATCTGTCGCGGAAGGACGCGATCGCGCTGTACACGAGCGGCGCAGCCTACGCCATGTTCCAGGAAACCCGCCGCGGATCGATCTCCGCCGGACGGGACGCCGACTTCACCGTGGTCGACCGGGATCTCGCGGCCTGCCCCGCGGCCGAGATCGCGAAGGCGCGCGTCCTCATGACGATCGTCGCCGGACACGTCGCTTTCCCGCGCCGATGA
- a CDS encoding protein-L-isoaspartate(D-aspartate) O-methyltransferase, with protein sequence MKRARPAGPAAAFLAGVAAVLLAAAACRKPPVPAGDPETAAREAMVRTQIVARGIGDPRLLAALREVPRHLFVDPAHRGEAYADRPVPIGEGQTMTQPYVAALMTQLLDIQPSDRILEIGTGSGYESAVLSRLASEVFSIEILPDISRRAQERLQALHCGNVRFRIGDGYRGWPEAAPFDGIIVTAAPRQIPPALLGQLAPNGRMVIPVGDFFQELKVYAKDAKGNVTENSVIPVRFVPMSGEAAKP encoded by the coding sequence ATGAAGCGCGCGCGCCCCGCGGGACCCGCTGCCGCGTTTCTCGCGGGGGTCGCGGCCGTCCTTCTCGCGGCCGCCGCGTGCCGGAAGCCGCCGGTCCCCGCCGGGGACCCGGAGACCGCGGCGCGGGAGGCCATGGTGCGCACTCAGATCGTGGCCCGCGGGATCGGCGACCCCCGGCTCCTGGCGGCGCTGCGCGAGGTCCCGCGCCATCTCTTCGTCGATCCGGCGCATCGGGGAGAAGCGTACGCGGACCGCCCGGTGCCGATCGGCGAGGGGCAGACGATGACCCAGCCCTATGTGGCCGCTCTGATGACTCAGCTTCTCGACATCCAGCCGTCGGATCGGATCCTCGAGATCGGGACGGGTTCCGGCTACGAGTCCGCGGTGCTGTCGCGCCTCGCCTCGGAGGTCTTCTCGATCGAGATCCTCCCGGACATTTCGCGCCGGGCGCAGGAGAGACTCCAGGCCCTGCACTGCGGCAACGTCCGATTCCGCATCGGCGACGGCTACCGGGGTTGGCCGGAGGCGGCGCCGTTCGACGGGATCATCGTCACCGCGGCGCCCCGCCAGATTCCGCCGGCCCTGCTCGGTCAGCTGGCGCCGAACGGCCGCATGGTCATTCCGGTCGGCGACTTCTTCCAGGAGCTGAAGGTCTACGCGAAGGACGCGAAGGGAAACGTGACGGAGAACTCGGTGATACCCGTGAGGTTCGTGCCCATGTCGGGGGAGGCGGCGAAGCCATAA
- a CDS encoding SpoIIE family protein phosphatase — MTAADGGGAAALAPRIREILAAIGEDPGDEETLLARIEEAAAAAPDGRSSAAWVAARLLGRALKEARFELKERVLELESLYDLGLSIGGQLDLDRLADEILLRSISLTNSRSGALHLFDGNRPILSRSFGGAMLAPEDAVRLDVGPEGAINNDAVTLPTSGVWLSDCQKCLLVPIQSETRRLGVLAVADKETRDGTVRDFFPADARLLALFASQAATAIETARLHKEALEKERMERELELAAAIQREILPREVPTFPGLAIAAENRSTRQVGGDYFDFFPLAGDRFAFVVADVSGKGVPAALLVSTLASAIHLQIEDARTPAELVERVDRHLRRFSRARKFATLFLGVFHTRTGELQYVSAGHDPALLARGSGEIEWLPATGRPVGILPDSTWTEARATLHPGDRLCVYTDGITEAQNPVQEEFGTARLAAYFSRVAGLPVREAASRLFGEVLLFAGSEPQYDDQTLLILARSGPESL, encoded by the coding sequence ATGACGGCCGCCGACGGCGGGGGCGCCGCGGCCCTCGCCCCTCGGATCCGCGAGATCCTCGCGGCGATCGGGGAGGACCCGGGCGACGAGGAGACGCTGCTCGCGAGGATCGAGGAAGCGGCGGCGGCCGCTCCCGACGGACGCTCGAGCGCCGCCTGGGTCGCCGCGCGGCTCCTCGGCCGCGCGCTGAAGGAAGCCCGTTTCGAGCTCAAGGAACGGGTCCTCGAGCTCGAGTCGCTCTACGACCTCGGACTCTCGATTGGCGGACAGCTCGACCTCGACCGCCTGGCGGACGAGATCCTGCTGCGGTCGATCTCGCTGACGAACTCGCGGTCGGGCGCGCTGCACCTCTTCGACGGGAACCGCCCGATCCTCTCTCGCTCCTTCGGCGGCGCCATGCTGGCGCCCGAAGACGCCGTGCGGCTCGACGTCGGTCCCGAGGGCGCGATCAACAACGACGCCGTCACGCTCCCCACGTCGGGCGTGTGGCTCTCCGACTGCCAGAAATGCCTCCTCGTGCCGATCCAGTCGGAAACCCGGCGCCTCGGCGTGCTCGCGGTCGCCGACAAGGAGACGCGCGACGGCACCGTCCGCGACTTCTTCCCCGCCGACGCGCGGCTCCTCGCTCTTTTCGCCAGCCAGGCCGCGACCGCGATCGAGACGGCCCGGCTCCACAAGGAAGCGCTCGAGAAGGAGCGGATGGAGCGGGAGCTCGAGCTCGCCGCGGCGATCCAGCGGGAGATCCTGCCGCGCGAGGTGCCGACTTTCCCGGGGCTCGCGATCGCGGCGGAGAACCGCTCGACCCGGCAGGTCGGAGGAGACTACTTCGACTTTTTCCCGCTCGCGGGCGACCGCTTCGCGTTCGTCGTCGCCGACGTGTCCGGAAAAGGCGTTCCCGCCGCTCTCCTCGTCTCGACCCTCGCCTCGGCGATCCACCTCCAGATCGAGGACGCGCGGACGCCGGCCGAGCTCGTCGAGCGCGTGGACCGGCATCTCCGGCGTTTCTCGCGGGCGCGGAAGTTCGCCACCCTGTTCCTCGGCGTGTTCCACACGCGCACCGGCGAGCTGCAATACGTCTCGGCCGGGCACGATCCCGCGCTGCTCGCCCGCGGAAGCGGGGAGATCGAGTGGCTGCCCGCGACCGGCCGTCCCGTCGGCATCCTCCCGGACTCGACGTGGACGGAGGCGCGCGCGACGCTCCACCCGGGCGACCGGCTCTGCGTCTACACCGACGGGATCACCGAGGCGCAGAACCCGGTTCAGGAGGAGTTCGGCACGGCACGCCTCGCCGCGTACTTTTCGAGGGTCGCGGGGCTCCCGGTCCGCGAGGCGGCGTCGCGACTCTTCGGCGAAGTGCTCCTCTTCGCGGGCTCCGAGCCGCAGTACGACGACCAGACGCTCCTCATTCTCGCCCGGAGCGGCCCGGAATCGTTGTAG
- a CDS encoding ATP-binding protein: protein MAKEVSLSIPSTPGMELAATAQAEALGEAMCLGRDKIDEVKFALVEACINAFEHAGQNAGRVDLRFRVSRRPGGAEMLEVTVADRGRGFDPSRVEPPELERKLRGRGNKRGWGLKFIQSLMDEVEIRSTENGTTIVMRKYK from the coding sequence ATGGCCAAAGAGGTTTCCCTCTCGATCCCGTCGACTCCGGGAATGGAGCTCGCCGCGACCGCGCAGGCAGAGGCCCTCGGCGAAGCCATGTGTCTCGGTCGCGATAAGATCGACGAGGTCAAGTTCGCTCTCGTCGAGGCGTGCATCAACGCGTTCGAGCACGCGGGGCAGAACGCCGGGCGAGTGGATCTGCGCTTTCGCGTCTCCCGCCGGCCGGGCGGCGCCGAGATGCTGGAGGTCACGGTGGCGGATCGCGGAAGAGGGTTCGACCCGTCGCGGGTGGAGCCGCCCGAGCTCGAGCGGAAGCTCCGCGGCCGCGGCAACAAGCGGGGATGGGGGCTGAAATTCATCCAGAGCCTGATGGACGAGGTCGAAATTCGCTCCACCGAAAACGGAACGACGATCGTGATGCGGAAGTACAAATGA
- a CDS encoding sigma-54 dependent transcriptional regulator — translation MKAEHATAFETQRRLLQLETLYDAALALPAIESEQQLAEEALARAASVLDASRGFFVTLSEDGEIGSRAFLGFKKIGDAAVLAEPFLAELESAGAPAVRGRTSLFKVPVGNALGAVIGSRSGSLGWLVLADKESRGGDLPFTSEDGRFLSSLAALCGVALEKRRHVARLERERRRLEEENRRLRDESGRAAADLFLVGESPAMKRVIDLIGRVAPSSVSVLITGESGTGKELVARLLHEKSPRRQAPFVAINCAALPESLLEAELFGIERGVATGVEARAGKFEQAQGGTILLDEIGDMPLALQAKILRVLQEKESERVGGRRKIALDVRVLSATHQDLSRMIAEKRFREDLYYRLRVVEIVLPPLRARREDLPRLVRYFLGRFAAREGRPAPSVDRDAMRALMAHPFRGNIRELENLLEGAAALARGGTIRREDLQWIDAPVDEGMAPAGEGEAVSLRQLETRHIQRVLRLAHRNKSRAARILGIDRRTLYRKKT, via the coding sequence CGCCCGCGCGGCGTCGGTGCTCGACGCCTCGCGGGGGTTCTTCGTGACGCTCTCCGAGGACGGAGAGATCGGGTCCCGCGCGTTTCTCGGCTTCAAGAAGATCGGCGACGCCGCGGTGCTCGCCGAGCCCTTCCTGGCCGAGCTCGAGTCGGCGGGGGCCCCCGCGGTCCGGGGTCGGACGTCGCTGTTCAAGGTGCCGGTCGGCAACGCCCTCGGAGCGGTGATCGGCTCGCGATCGGGGAGCCTCGGCTGGCTCGTGCTCGCCGACAAGGAGTCGCGCGGCGGCGACCTGCCGTTCACGTCGGAGGACGGCCGTTTCCTGTCGTCGCTCGCGGCGCTGTGCGGGGTGGCGCTCGAGAAGCGCCGCCACGTGGCCCGCCTCGAGCGCGAGCGCCGAAGGCTCGAGGAGGAGAACCGGCGCCTGCGCGACGAGTCGGGACGCGCCGCCGCGGACCTGTTCCTCGTCGGCGAGTCTCCGGCGATGAAGCGGGTCATCGACCTGATCGGGCGCGTCGCGCCGTCGTCGGTTTCGGTCCTGATCACGGGCGAGAGCGGCACCGGCAAGGAGCTGGTCGCTCGGCTGCTCCACGAGAAGAGCCCCCGCCGGCAAGCCCCCTTCGTCGCGATCAACTGCGCGGCGCTACCGGAGTCGCTCCTCGAGGCGGAGCTCTTCGGCATCGAGAGGGGGGTCGCGACCGGCGTCGAGGCGCGCGCCGGGAAATTCGAGCAGGCGCAGGGAGGCACGATCCTGCTCGACGAGATCGGCGACATGCCGCTCGCGCTGCAGGCGAAGATCCTTCGCGTGCTGCAGGAGAAGGAGTCGGAGCGGGTGGGCGGACGGCGCAAGATCGCCCTCGACGTCCGGGTGCTCTCGGCCACGCACCAGGACCTTTCCCGGATGATCGCCGAGAAGAGGTTCCGCGAGGACCTCTACTATCGGCTCCGCGTCGTCGAGATCGTTCTCCCGCCGCTCCGCGCCCGCCGCGAAGATCTCCCGCGCCTCGTGCGCTATTTTCTCGGCCGGTTCGCCGCGCGGGAAGGAAGGCCGGCGCCTTCGGTCGATCGTGACGCGATGCGGGCGCTCATGGCGCATCCCTTCCGCGGAAACATCCGCGAGCTCGAGAACCTGCTCGAAGGCGCCGCCGCGCTCGCCCGCGGGGGGACGATCCGCCGCGAGGACCTCCAGTGGATCGACGCCCCCGTCGACGAAGGCATGGCGCCGGCAGGCGAGGGAGAAGCGGTCTCGCTGCGCCAGCTCGAGACGCGGCACATCCAGCGTGTCTTGAGGCTCGCCCACAGGAACAAGAGCCGCGCGGCGCGGATCCTCGGCATCGACCGCCGGACGCTGTACCGCAAGAAGACATGA
- a CDS encoding STAS domain-containing protein gives METLRDGDLAVVRTEGYINREGGEEIERCIQTLLDAGVCRIVLNLEKTKIVNSIGISILIEVLEKMMDRKGALAFCRLTPTIDKTFRIMGLAQYAGIHATEEEARSALSATA, from the coding sequence GTGGAAACCCTCCGGGACGGCGACCTCGCCGTCGTCCGGACCGAGGGATACATCAACCGCGAAGGGGGCGAGGAGATCGAGCGATGCATCCAGACCCTCCTCGACGCGGGAGTCTGCCGGATCGTCCTCAATCTCGAGAAGACGAAGATCGTCAACTCGATCGGCATCTCGATCCTGATCGAGGTCCTCGAGAAGATGATGGACCGGAAGGGCGCCCTCGCCTTCTGCCGGCTCACCCCGACGATCGACAAGACCTTCCGGATCATGGGGCTCGCCCAGTACGCCGGGATCCACGCGACCGAGGAGGAGGCCCGCTCCGCCCTGTCGGCGACGGCATGA